The following proteins are co-located in the Alcaligenes faecalis genome:
- the fdhE gene encoding formate dehydrogenase accessory protein FdhE, whose amino-acid sequence MNEVPVRRSVPSEESTRHFDPILQPELQQLYSARASRLRELAQGHELEAYLRLAADVAQAQATVSPESRSDAVAVDPVKIARQGTWVSHLDTLLDQLAPSASPAITPHLDALRAMSTQTRLEAGLALAQHQFDAVPQALAPFLWAALSLEVALTVRAAPLPVASNEESSNCPVCGGAPIASLIYKGTRQGLRYLHCSLCESQWHMVRAKCTNCGDAGDLDYLSFDTTEAVVRAESCGHCHSYLKVISQEHEPNAESVADDLATLVLDDAASAEGYGRTGLNPFALPDQAL is encoded by the coding sequence ATGAACGAAGTTCCTGTTCGCCGTTCCGTTCCGTCGGAAGAGTCCACCCGGCATTTCGACCCCATCCTGCAGCCTGAATTGCAGCAGCTTTACTCCGCCCGCGCATCCCGTTTACGTGAGCTGGCTCAAGGACATGAGCTGGAGGCCTATCTGCGTTTGGCCGCCGATGTGGCTCAGGCTCAGGCAACAGTTTCACCTGAAAGCCGTTCCGATGCCGTGGCCGTTGATCCTGTAAAGATCGCTCGCCAAGGTACATGGGTAAGTCATCTGGATACCCTGCTGGACCAACTTGCCCCCAGTGCTTCGCCAGCGATTACCCCACATCTGGACGCCCTGCGCGCCATGAGCACCCAGACGCGTCTGGAGGCTGGCCTGGCCCTGGCACAACACCAGTTTGATGCCGTCCCCCAGGCATTAGCTCCTTTTCTGTGGGCCGCCTTGTCTTTGGAAGTCGCATTGACAGTACGGGCCGCTCCTTTGCCCGTGGCCAGCAATGAAGAGTCCTCCAACTGCCCGGTTTGTGGTGGCGCCCCTATCGCCAGCCTGATCTATAAAGGCACCCGACAAGGTCTGCGCTATTTGCACTGTTCCTTGTGTGAGTCCCAATGGCATATGGTTCGCGCCAAATGTACCAACTGTGGCGATGCGGGCGATCTGGACTACCTGAGCTTCGATACCACCGAAGCGGTGGTGCGTGCGGAAAGCTGTGGTCACTGCCACAGCTATCTGAAAGTGATCTCACAGGAACACGAACCCAATGCAGAAAGTGTCGCGGACGACTTGGCGACGCTGGTGTTGGATGATGCAGCAAGCGCAGAAGGTTATGGTCGCACCGGCCTGAATCCCTTTGCATTGCCTGATCAAGCCCTGTAA
- a CDS encoding formate dehydrogenase subunit gamma — translation MSRKDNLVLRTKFPERLCHWAVVLCFFLAATSGLSWFFPSFSWLSSFLGTPQLARVLHPFLGIAVFVGLCYMFVRFVKYNLPAKTDLIWFRNVKGVILNNAKQPLKIGKYNAGQKVLFWLIMLSIVTLLVSGLIMWRAYFAEFFSIPVLRLAILIHSVAGIGLILLILGHIYLAIWVRGAITGMVTGYVSKAWIRHHHDRWHDELQTAEKDVKEGKA, via the coding sequence ATGTCCAGGAAAGATAATCTTGTTCTGCGCACCAAGTTCCCCGAGCGGCTGTGCCACTGGGCCGTCGTGCTGTGCTTTTTCCTGGCAGCAACGTCGGGGCTGTCCTGGTTCTTCCCCTCTTTTTCCTGGTTAAGTTCCTTTCTGGGCACCCCGCAACTGGCGCGTGTTCTGCATCCCTTTTTAGGGATCGCGGTTTTCGTTGGCCTTTGTTATATGTTCGTCCGCTTTGTGAAGTACAACCTACCGGCCAAAACAGACCTGATCTGGTTCCGTAACGTCAAAGGTGTGATCCTGAACAACGCCAAACAGCCATTGAAAATCGGCAAATACAATGCCGGGCAAAAAGTGCTGTTCTGGCTGATCATGCTGTCCATCGTCACGCTGCTGGTATCGGGCCTGATCATGTGGCGCGCCTACTTTGCCGAGTTCTTCTCCATTCCCGTGCTGCGTCTGGCCATCCTGATCCACTCCGTGGCCGGGATCGGGCTGATCCTGCTGATTCTGGGCCATATTTATCTGGCTATCTGGGTGCGTGGCGCCATCACCGGCATGGTGACAGGCTATGTTTCCAAAGCCTGGATACGCCATCATCACGATCGCTGGCACGATGAATTGCAGACTGCAGAAAAAGATGTAAAGGAAGGCAAGGCATGA
- the fdxH gene encoding formate dehydrogenase subunit beta: MNSQNIVRRSATNSVTPAPQVRDHQMEVAKLIDVSICIGCKACQVACNEWNDLRGQVEENVGVYDNPSDLSPDSWTLMRFTEHEDEAGKLEWLIRKDGCMHCEDPGCLKACPVPGAIVQYANGIVDFQSDLCVGCGYCVAGCPFDVPRISKKDNKAYKCTLCSDRVAVGQAPACAKTCPTGAIAFGSKQEMKDLALSRIEDLNERGYENAGLYDPQGVGGTHVMYVLQHADDPQRYAGLPQDPHISSVVGGWKDVLKPAAAVAGAVAVAGMAAHFIGVGPNRIDEDDEHTDNTETEGGDHVQER, translated from the coding sequence ATGAATTCGCAAAACATAGTGCGCCGTTCGGCCACCAACTCGGTCACGCCTGCACCACAAGTGCGTGATCACCAAATGGAAGTGGCCAAGCTCATTGACGTGTCCATCTGCATTGGCTGCAAGGCTTGTCAGGTTGCCTGCAATGAATGGAACGACTTGCGTGGCCAGGTTGAGGAAAACGTCGGTGTGTACGACAACCCCAGCGACCTGAGCCCCGATAGCTGGACCTTGATGCGCTTTACCGAGCATGAGGACGAAGCAGGCAAGCTGGAATGGCTGATACGCAAGGACGGATGCATGCACTGCGAGGACCCCGGTTGCCTGAAAGCCTGTCCGGTTCCCGGTGCAATTGTTCAGTATGCCAATGGCATTGTGGATTTTCAGTCCGACCTATGTGTGGGCTGCGGTTACTGCGTGGCAGGCTGTCCTTTCGACGTGCCACGTATTTCCAAGAAAGATAATAAGGCCTACAAGTGCACCCTGTGTTCGGACCGTGTTGCCGTGGGTCAGGCTCCCGCTTGCGCGAAAACCTGCCCGACCGGCGCCATTGCGTTTGGCTCAAAACAGGAAATGAAGGATCTGGCCCTGAGTCGTATCGAGGACCTGAACGAGCGCGGTTATGAAAACGCCGGTCTGTACGATCCCCAAGGTGTAGGCGGCACCCACGTCATGTACGTGCTGCAGCACGCGGACGATCCACAGCGCTATGCCGGTCTCCCCCAAGATCCACACATCAGTTCAGTAGTCGGTGGCTGGAAGGACGTACTCAAACCTGCTGCTGCCGTAGCCGGGGCTGTTGCGGTAGCCGGTATGGCAGCCCACTTCATCGGCGTGGGCCCCAACCGTATTGACGAGGACGACGAGCACACGGACAACACGGAAACGGAAGGAGGCGATCATGTCCAGGAAAGATAA
- a CDS encoding NAD-dependent succinate-semialdehyde dehydrogenase: MHTIATSLMSKLKDPRLAKDQSWTAQGWVSAADGDTFAVLNPATGQCLADVASLAKAEIEAVISDAEVAQREWKARSGHERAKLLRAWFDAMVANADDLATIMTLEQGKPWAEARGEVLYAASFVEWFSEEAKRVYGDVMGHPQSDKRIVVVKQPVGVCAAITPWNFPAAMITRKVAPALAAGCSIIVRPASLTPLTALALAALAEQVGIPAGVFQLVTGSSSVVGAALTESPIVRKLSFTGSTEVGRLLMAQCAPTIKRLSLELGGNAPFIVFDDADLDAAIEGAIASKYRNSGQTCVCANRFLVQDGIYDRFAKGLSERVATLKVGNGMDAGVEQGPLIEQKAVDHLRELIDDALEHGARVLLGGQPHPLGGTYFLPTVLGEANSAMRVAREELFGPVAPLFRFGTEEQAVAMANDTEYGLAAYLFTRDNARVWRMGEALEYGMVGVNTGLISNEVAPFGGIKQSGLGREGSRYGIDEYLEIKYLCQQL; this comes from the coding sequence ATGCACACTATAGCGACATCATTGATGAGTAAGCTGAAGGATCCCCGTCTGGCGAAAGATCAGTCCTGGACCGCCCAGGGTTGGGTCAGCGCAGCGGATGGCGATACCTTTGCCGTTCTGAATCCTGCTACGGGCCAGTGCCTGGCTGATGTCGCCAGCCTGGCTAAAGCAGAAATTGAAGCAGTCATCAGCGATGCGGAAGTGGCCCAGCGCGAATGGAAGGCACGCAGCGGGCACGAACGTGCCAAGTTGTTGCGCGCCTGGTTTGATGCCATGGTTGCCAATGCAGATGACCTGGCCACCATCATGACCCTGGAGCAGGGCAAGCCCTGGGCGGAGGCGCGCGGTGAGGTGCTGTACGCCGCCTCCTTTGTGGAGTGGTTCAGCGAAGAAGCCAAGCGCGTGTACGGCGATGTGATGGGGCACCCCCAGTCGGACAAACGCATTGTGGTGGTCAAGCAGCCTGTGGGTGTGTGTGCGGCCATCACTCCCTGGAATTTCCCTGCGGCCATGATTACTCGTAAGGTAGCGCCTGCGTTGGCCGCGGGTTGCAGCATTATTGTTCGTCCTGCCAGCCTGACTCCCCTGACCGCTCTGGCCTTGGCGGCGCTGGCCGAGCAGGTGGGTATTCCTGCCGGTGTATTCCAACTGGTCACAGGCTCGTCCAGCGTGGTGGGGGCTGCGTTGACGGAAAGTCCCATTGTGCGCAAGTTATCGTTTACCGGCTCGACCGAAGTGGGGCGTTTGTTGATGGCGCAATGTGCCCCTACCATCAAACGCCTGTCGTTAGAGCTGGGGGGCAACGCTCCGTTCATCGTCTTTGATGATGCCGATCTGGATGCCGCCATTGAGGGGGCGATAGCCTCTAAATACCGCAACAGTGGTCAGACTTGCGTGTGTGCCAACCGCTTTCTGGTGCAGGACGGTATTTATGATCGCTTTGCCAAAGGCTTAAGCGAACGTGTTGCCACCCTGAAAGTGGGCAACGGGATGGATGCGGGGGTGGAGCAAGGCCCATTAATCGAGCAAAAAGCCGTCGATCATCTGCGCGAGCTGATTGATGATGCCCTGGAACACGGGGCCCGTGTTCTGCTAGGAGGGCAACCCCACCCCTTAGGCGGAACCTATTTCTTGCCCACGGTCTTGGGGGAGGCAAACTCCGCCATGCGTGTGGCCCGTGAAGAGTTATTCGGTCCAGTGGCCCCTTTGTTCCGCTTTGGCACTGAAGAGCAGGCCGTTGCCATGGCCAACGATACCGAATATGGCTTGGCCGCGTATTTGTTCACCCGGGACAACGCGCGAGTCTGGCGGATGGGGGAGGCCTTGGAGTACGGCATGGTTGGTGTTAACACCGGCCTGATTTCTAACGAAGTAGCCCCTTTTGGGGGCATCAAACAGTCTGGCCTGGGCCGCGAAGGTTCACGCTACGGTATCGACGAGTACCTGGAAATCAAGTACCTGTGCCAACAACTTTAG
- a CDS encoding helix-turn-helix transcriptional regulator, with protein MIRFTVSDFDRLGSPAGFHYRLPHYAGPDRDREQLCIAEGRVQEHEVRPGIKLVLSDIVTHHHYESSSVSAPQFSAIVMLQGRAHARLASQNQLSLVAQSGVSIAHSESVALTGIHPAGQRLRCINLTLRSAESVGDSRLGDTLSKLMGPSGLCMQKWTVPPHLLNTLEQLIDSPWQGATYDLLLEGVSLQVLAHALDGLSSKPAKESPATARDRQLLERVRERLYNAPGEDHTLADLAKLACMSPSTLRVKFQATYQSSVFGWLRERRLELARDYLAQGWSVQQAAHFVGYRHATNFATAFRERYGIAPSELN; from the coding sequence ATGATCAGATTTACAGTATCGGACTTTGATCGACTCGGTAGTCCGGCAGGCTTTCACTATCGTTTGCCTCACTATGCCGGCCCAGATCGGGATAGGGAACAGCTTTGCATCGCTGAAGGGCGTGTACAGGAACACGAGGTCAGGCCGGGTATCAAACTGGTGTTGTCGGATATCGTCACGCACCATCACTACGAGTCCAGTTCCGTCAGCGCGCCGCAGTTCTCTGCCATTGTGATGCTGCAAGGCCGGGCACACGCTCGCCTGGCCAGTCAGAATCAACTGAGCCTGGTCGCGCAAAGTGGCGTCAGTATTGCGCATAGCGAATCGGTCGCGTTGACCGGGATACACCCGGCCGGACAGCGTTTGCGCTGCATTAACCTCACTTTGCGTTCAGCAGAAAGCGTGGGCGACTCGCGCTTGGGCGACACCCTGTCCAAACTGATGGGTCCGTCCGGACTGTGCATGCAGAAGTGGACGGTCCCGCCGCATTTGCTCAACACGCTTGAACAGTTGATAGACAGCCCCTGGCAGGGGGCTACCTACGATTTGCTGCTGGAAGGTGTCAGCCTGCAAGTGCTGGCTCACGCACTGGATGGGTTGAGTTCCAAGCCAGCCAAAGAATCGCCAGCTACGGCCCGTGACCGACAGCTACTGGAGCGTGTGCGTGAACGCTTGTACAACGCACCGGGTGAGGACCATACCTTGGCGGATCTGGCCAAGCTGGCCTGCATGAGCCCGAGCACCTTGCGGGTGAAGTTTCAGGCCACTTACCAAAGCTCTGTGTTTGGCTGGTTGCGTGAGCGTCGTCTGGAGCTGGCACGCGATTATCTGGCTCAGGGCTGGAGCGTGCAGCAGGCGGCTCACTTTGTGGGCTATCGCCATGCCACCAACTTTGCCACGGCCTTTCGTGAACGCTACGGGATTGCGCCCAGCGAATTGAATTGA
- a CDS encoding alpha/beta hydrolase-fold protein, with protein sequence MKTSLPHFLFSTVTLCLACTLPVQAQQTTRPWNESVGSTIVDQQQSLYRFETLTMSSEDGKRHYKIQIGTPNRPAPASGHPVLYMVDGNAAMANIDVDDLKAISALSAPVLVAIGYDTPARHDVVARSFDYTPPVTENGVSKSVKVRGRLGGGADIFLDYIETHIKPAVEKREPIDRSRQTLWGHSYGGLFTLHTLFTHPNLYQRYVAGDPSLWWYDGILVKTAQAFDTTRAKDKQIAIMVGGQRRSTSMSNAAAQWSTQDLTKHLQEAGLNVSYENFSELNHGQMLAASLKPALRIAAQP encoded by the coding sequence ATGAAAACTTCTTTACCTCACTTTCTGTTTAGTACCGTCACGCTCTGCCTGGCCTGCACGCTGCCCGTCCAAGCCCAACAAACGACACGCCCCTGGAATGAATCCGTGGGCTCCACCATCGTGGACCAGCAACAAAGCCTGTACCGCTTTGAAACGCTGACCATGTCCTCGGAAGACGGCAAGCGGCACTACAAAATACAGATAGGCACCCCAAACCGCCCCGCCCCCGCAAGCGGTCATCCAGTCCTTTACATGGTCGATGGCAACGCCGCCATGGCCAATATTGATGTAGATGACTTGAAAGCCATCAGCGCCCTGTCTGCTCCGGTCTTGGTCGCCATTGGCTACGATACCCCAGCACGTCACGATGTCGTGGCCCGCTCCTTTGACTACACCCCTCCCGTGACAGAAAACGGGGTCAGCAAGTCTGTGAAAGTACGGGGTCGTTTAGGGGGCGGCGCCGATATTTTTCTGGACTATATAGAAACGCACATCAAGCCTGCCGTAGAAAAACGCGAACCTATTGATCGCTCCCGCCAGACTCTGTGGGGCCACTCTTATGGTGGCTTGTTTACCTTGCATACCCTATTCACCCATCCAAATCTGTACCAGCGTTATGTGGCAGGCGATCCTTCCCTTTGGTGGTACGACGGAATTCTGGTCAAGACGGCTCAGGCCTTTGATACGACGCGGGCCAAGGACAAACAAATCGCCATCATGGTCGGCGGACAGCGCCGCAGTACATCCATGAGCAATGCCGCGGCTCAATGGTCCACACAGGATCTCACCAAGCATTTGCAAGAGGCCGGGCTGAACGTCAGCTACGAGAACTTCAGCGAGCTGAACCACGGGCAGATGCTGGCCGCCTCCTTGAAACCCGCCCTGCGAATTGCCGCCCAGCCGTGA
- a CDS encoding DUF4153 domain-containing protein — protein sequence MTPTPLSLLQNRRTLTLCLAGALLGLLEWVAFNNLMMASESYEYLWVSLLLAVGIFGVASFTLLMHVSVRKALLVSLGLGVASAALILQAQGGYAEVALFWRAPQMWVAMGLLATITLPFLAILVEHPRDWADYRRLFELSWSMVCSWAVALFFCGLAWGVLMACHLLLSFVGITLLGDGLLEPPVAAVVSGALVGAGLALASDSDGGYLSPILLLKLLRLLTPVLLVVMVVFIVALPWRTGEGLPLAALCVAAVLGASTLVSSVVADEDTNASATPLLRASARLLGFVMPVLAGVALWAMGARVAQYGWTPSRVLATTAALVTAGYGLSYFWAACHPQHWMARVRRSNVGMALVLIVLAIIWLLRIGSPEAISAASQVARLEAGTLSADDFPDTEMRMYWGLPGQRAMDYVVEKNLLVGKSEEAVPDKDLEVWDIGEDKARQMLLNALPSSPADHPLRQSFIETYPGWDIAYLAKACETRTPGDHAGCLLVFVDLLPGEAGDEAIVLSVNNPMNMGAVFVQTAEGGWEKATGFTPGLSLDNMGDVIDGIHAKGAVIEPAPFNVLTLPDGGFVGAAQRP from the coding sequence ATGACGCCGACACCTCTTTCTCTTCTCCAAAACCGGCGGACGCTGACCTTGTGCCTGGCCGGGGCCTTGCTGGGCTTGCTTGAATGGGTGGCCTTCAATAATTTGATGATGGCCTCTGAATCTTACGAGTATCTCTGGGTTTCCTTGCTGCTGGCTGTGGGAATCTTTGGGGTGGCGTCTTTTACCTTGCTGATGCACGTTTCTGTACGCAAAGCCCTGCTGGTGTCTCTGGGGCTGGGAGTGGCTAGCGCAGCGCTGATCTTGCAGGCACAAGGGGGATATGCAGAGGTCGCCCTTTTTTGGCGAGCCCCCCAGATGTGGGTGGCCATGGGGCTGCTGGCGACCATTACTCTGCCGTTTCTTGCCATTCTGGTAGAGCATCCACGGGACTGGGCGGATTACCGTCGCTTGTTCGAACTGAGCTGGTCCATGGTGTGTTCCTGGGCGGTGGCCTTGTTCTTCTGCGGACTGGCCTGGGGCGTGCTGATGGCATGTCATCTTCTGCTCAGCTTTGTGGGTATTACCCTTCTTGGGGATGGACTGCTGGAACCCCCCGTTGCGGCTGTGGTGTCAGGTGCTTTGGTAGGGGCAGGTCTGGCGCTTGCCTCGGACTCGGACGGTGGTTATCTGTCTCCGATACTGTTGCTGAAGCTGCTGCGTTTGCTGACCCCCGTGTTGTTGGTGGTGATGGTGGTGTTCATCGTGGCTTTGCCTTGGCGGACGGGTGAAGGCTTGCCGCTGGCCGCCTTGTGCGTGGCGGCTGTTCTGGGGGCCTCGACGCTGGTGTCTTCTGTCGTCGCGGATGAGGACACAAATGCCAGCGCCACCCCTTTACTGCGTGCTTCGGCCCGTCTGCTGGGCTTTGTGATGCCGGTGCTGGCAGGTGTTGCCTTGTGGGCTATGGGGGCGCGGGTTGCTCAATATGGTTGGACCCCCAGTCGTGTTCTGGCAACGACCGCGGCGCTGGTCACAGCGGGCTATGGTTTGAGCTACTTTTGGGCCGCCTGCCACCCTCAACATTGGATGGCGCGAGTACGTCGCTCCAATGTGGGGATGGCGCTGGTTCTGATTGTGCTGGCCATTATCTGGCTGCTGCGCATTGGCTCTCCCGAAGCGATTTCGGCGGCTTCGCAAGTGGCTCGGCTGGAGGCTGGTACCTTAAGCGCGGATGACTTTCCGGATACGGAAATGAGAATGTATTGGGGGCTGCCAGGGCAGAGGGCCATGGACTATGTGGTCGAGAAAAACCTGTTGGTCGGTAAGTCTGAAGAAGCTGTGCCGGACAAGGATCTGGAAGTCTGGGATATAGGCGAGGACAAGGCGCGGCAGATGCTCTTGAACGCTTTGCCCAGCTCTCCGGCAGATCATCCTTTGCGCCAGTCCTTTATCGAAACCTATCCAGGCTGGGATATCGCCTATCTGGCCAAGGCGTGCGAGACTCGAACGCCGGGTGACCATGCTGGTTGCTTGCTGGTATTTGTGGATTTGTTGCCGGGCGAAGCTGGAGACGAAGCAATTGTTCTGTCGGTCAACAATCCCATGAATATGGGGGCTGTGTTTGTGCAGACAGCAGAGGGGGGCTGGGAGAAGGCGACAGGTTTCACGCCTGGTTTGTCTCTGGACAATATGGGCGACGTTATTGATGGCATTCATGCCAAGGGAGCGGTGATTGAACCCGCTCCTTTCAATGTATTGACCTTGCCCGATGGCGGCTTTGTGGGGGCGGCTCAGCGCCCTTGA
- the fdnG gene encoding formate dehydrogenase-N subunit alpha, which translates to MNNTVPSFGRRQFLKILGAGAAALSATAMGLSTAAAQVPAAVRPYKLLRAKETRNNCTYCSVGCGILMYSMGDGSKNAKPRIFHIEGDPDHPVSRGSLCPKGAGLLDMIHSKNRLLHPEYRAPGSKEWVKISWSEATKRIARLLKDDRDANFIAKNEKGQVVNRWLSSGFLASSAASNETGLLDFKFTRALGMLGIDCQARLCHAPTVSALAPSFGRGAMTNHWVDIKNANVVIVMGGNPAEAHPVGFKWVIEAKIKNKAKVIVVDPRFNRTAAVADIFSPIRAGSDTAFLMGMVRWLLENDKIQHDYVRAYTNASLIVREDFAFDEGIFSGFNPQTKVYDKSSWTYALDENGEVMRDMSMTHPRSVLQLLKAHVDRYTPEVVENITGVKQADFLQIAEIIGSCSAKNKTLTWLYALGWTHHTGGAQIIRGAAMIQLLLGNIGMAGGGVNALRGHSNIQGYTDLGLLSLRLPGYMNLPSDNQQTLAQYLDETTPKDVLPGQVNYWKHTPKFFISLLKNLYGKHATQANDFAFDLLPKWDRSYDMLAYFDMMYEGKVNGYFAQGFNPLAAMPDKNKTSKALSKLKFLVIVDPLVTETSNFWRNEGQFNDIKTEEVMTEVFRLPSNCFAEEDGSIVNSGRWLQWHYAGQQPPGLARHDPNILGDIMMELRRLYEEEGGACPEQVLSMTWDADTYHDPHFPHPEEVAKEANGYALADVFDENGKQILRKGQLLDSFAQLRDDGTTQSYCWVFTGSWTEKGNQMANRDNTDTGLGNTPGWAWAWPANRRILYNRASMDEMGKPWDEHRQILHWDGQQWTGADIPDFPATLPPGSPAAPFIMLPEGMGRLFSAKGINDGPFPEHYEPVESPIAQNPLHEKVTHNPTARILSNDAERMGNRHDYPYVATTYSITELFRHWTKHSYLNAMLQPEQFVEIGEQLAAEKDIRHGDTVKVTTKRGYITAKAVVTKRMRTLTVAGQEVQQIGIPCHWGFEGETRKGFLANTLSPGVGDANTQTPEFKAFLVNVEKMKGATA; encoded by the coding sequence ATGAATAACACCGTGCCAAGTTTTGGTCGGCGTCAGTTTCTCAAAATTCTTGGTGCTGGGGCAGCTGCGCTGTCGGCTACCGCGATGGGACTTTCGACAGCCGCCGCTCAAGTTCCCGCCGCCGTCCGGCCCTACAAACTGCTGCGTGCCAAAGAGACCCGTAATAACTGTACGTACTGTTCAGTCGGTTGCGGCATCCTCATGTACTCCATGGGCGATGGCTCCAAAAACGCGAAACCCCGTATCTTTCACATTGAAGGCGACCCGGACCACCCGGTCAGCCGTGGCTCTCTCTGTCCCAAAGGCGCTGGCCTGCTGGACATGATCCACTCCAAGAATCGCCTGCTGCACCCCGAATACCGGGCACCAGGCTCCAAAGAATGGGTCAAGATCAGCTGGAGCGAGGCCACCAAGCGCATCGCCCGTTTGCTGAAAGACGACCGCGACGCCAACTTCATTGCCAAGAACGAGAAAGGCCAGGTGGTGAACCGCTGGCTCTCTTCGGGCTTTCTGGCTTCCTCGGCCGCATCCAACGAAACCGGCCTGCTGGACTTCAAATTTACCCGTGCCTTGGGGATGCTGGGCATCGACTGTCAGGCGCGGCTCTGTCACGCTCCGACCGTGTCAGCCCTGGCCCCCAGCTTTGGGCGCGGTGCCATGACCAACCACTGGGTGGACATCAAGAACGCCAACGTGGTGATTGTGATGGGCGGCAACCCTGCCGAAGCCCACCCGGTCGGCTTCAAATGGGTGATTGAGGCCAAGATCAAGAACAAGGCCAAGGTCATTGTGGTGGACCCGCGCTTTAACCGCACGGCGGCCGTGGCGGACATCTTCTCGCCCATCCGCGCTGGCTCGGACACCGCCTTTTTGATGGGCATGGTGCGCTGGCTGCTGGAGAACGACAAGATTCAGCACGACTACGTACGCGCCTATACCAACGCCTCCCTGATCGTGCGCGAGGACTTCGCCTTTGACGAAGGCATATTCTCCGGCTTTAACCCGCAAACCAAGGTGTATGACAAGTCCTCCTGGACCTATGCGCTGGACGAAAACGGCGAAGTCATGCGTGACATGAGCATGACGCATCCACGCTCCGTGCTGCAACTGTTGAAAGCCCACGTGGACCGCTACACGCCCGAAGTCGTGGAGAACATTACCGGCGTCAAGCAGGCCGATTTCCTGCAGATTGCCGAAATCATTGGTTCCTGTTCGGCCAAAAACAAAACCCTGACCTGGCTGTATGCGCTGGGTTGGACACACCACACCGGTGGCGCGCAGATTATTCGTGGCGCCGCCATGATCCAGCTCTTGCTGGGCAATATCGGTATGGCCGGTGGCGGCGTGAACGCCTTGCGCGGTCACTCCAATATCCAGGGCTATACCGACCTGGGTCTGCTGTCCTTGCGTTTGCCGGGTTATATGAACCTGCCCTCGGACAATCAGCAAACGCTGGCGCAGTATCTGGACGAAACCACCCCCAAGGATGTGTTACCCGGTCAGGTGAATTACTGGAAGCACACACCCAAGTTCTTCATTTCCTTGCTGAAGAATCTGTACGGCAAGCACGCCACGCAAGCCAACGATTTTGCCTTTGACCTGCTGCCCAAATGGGACCGCAGCTACGACATGCTGGCCTACTTCGACATGATGTATGAAGGCAAGGTCAACGGTTACTTCGCCCAAGGCTTTAACCCGCTGGCCGCGATGCCGGACAAGAACAAGACCTCCAAGGCCTTGTCCAAGCTGAAGTTCCTGGTCATCGTGGATCCGCTGGTCACCGAGACCTCGAACTTCTGGCGCAACGAAGGCCAGTTCAACGACATCAAGACCGAAGAGGTCATGACGGAAGTGTTCCGCCTGCCATCGAACTGTTTTGCGGAAGAGGACGGCTCCATCGTGAACTCGGGCCGCTGGTTGCAGTGGCACTACGCCGGTCAGCAACCTCCTGGCCTGGCCCGCCATGACCCCAATATTCTGGGCGACATCATGATGGAGCTGCGTCGCCTGTACGAAGAAGAAGGCGGCGCCTGTCCCGAACAAGTCCTGAGCATGACCTGGGACGCCGACACCTATCACGACCCGCATTTCCCGCATCCGGAAGAAGTGGCCAAAGAGGCCAATGGCTATGCGCTGGCTGACGTTTTCGACGAGAACGGCAAGCAGATTCTACGCAAGGGCCAATTGCTGGACAGCTTCGCGCAATTGCGCGATGACGGCACGACCCAAAGCTATTGCTGGGTATTTACGGGTTCCTGGACAGAGAAAGGCAACCAGATGGCCAATCGGGACAATACCGACACGGGCCTGGGCAACACCCCCGGCTGGGCCTGGGCCTGGCCGGCCAACCGGCGCATTTTGTACAACCGCGCCTCCATGGATGAAATGGGCAAGCCCTGGGATGAACACCGCCAGATCCTGCATTGGGACGGCCAGCAATGGACCGGGGCGGATATTCCGGATTTCCCGGCCACTCTGCCCCCCGGTAGCCCCGCTGCCCCCTTCATCATGCTGCCCGAAGGCATGGGCCGCCTGTTCTCGGCAAAAGGCATTAATGACGGCCCCTTCCCGGAACACTACGAGCCGGTGGAAAGCCCGATTGCACAGAACCCGCTGCACGAGAAAGTGACGCATAACCCGACGGCCCGGATTCTGTCCAACGATGCCGAGCGCATGGGAAATCGTCACGACTATCCGTATGTGGCCACCACCTATTCCATTACCGAGCTGTTCCGTCACTGGACCAAGCATTCCTATCTGAATGCCATGTTGCAGCCTGAACAGTTTGTGGAAATTGGCGAGCAACTGGCCGCAGAAAAAGACATCCGTCACGGCGACACTGTCAAAGTCACGACCAAGCGCGGCTACATCACCGCCAAGGCGGTGGTGACCAAGCGCATGCGCACCCTGACCGTTGCGGGTCAGGAAGTGCAGCAAATTGGTATCCCCTGCCATTGGGGCTTTGAAGGTGAAACCCGCAAGGGCTTTCTGGCCAATACGCTGTCCCCCGGCGTTGGCGATGCCAATACGCAAACACCGGAGTTCAAAGCCTTTCTGGTCAATGTCGAGAAAATGAAGGGAGCCACGGCATGA